Genomic segment of Panicum virgatum strain AP13 chromosome 2K, P.virgatum_v5, whole genome shotgun sequence:
tacggtggcggcggcagcaatgGTGTGGCTCCCCGTGGGGGGTCCTGGCAAACTGCGGCGCTGCTCTCGTAGGGGTGGCCGGCCGCGCGGCATCTCGGGACCATTCACCTCTGCTGGCTCCAGACCGCGACGCCACCGCTCGCTGGAGGGGTCTCGGCGGGACTGGGCTGTCGCCCCCCTCGGCGCCGTGGTtggcggtggtggtgctccTTAGTTTTCGCAGTGCTGGTCACTGCCTGGGTGACGTGCAGGGGTGAACTTGGCGGCACTGGGCGAAAGCCTCGGCCAATGTCTGTTGGAGCCGACGACAGCGACACCCTCGGGTGCCGCAACCTTTGTTGAAAGCGTCGTCGAAGGTGCCACCTCCTCACCTTGTGGATTCTCTGGAGGAAACTTTGCCTGGACAATCTAGGCGGGTGACAGCGGCGTAAAGCATCGTATCCTCCCTGGTGGTGTCGCCTTGGAGTTCGCACATCATCCCGGTAGGGATCGGCTCAAGGGGAATGTTTCGGCACTCATGTGCAAGTATATGGATTGAAAAGGGCAAGCAACGGATCATCCGGACATCAAGCTTCTAAGCAGGCGAGTGATATGATGGATTGATACCACATGAAAACATTGCAAGATTGAAGCGACAACGAAGAAGATTGAAGCTTAGTCTTCTagattttttctttgttttattGCTTTTTATTCTTATATTTGTGAAATTCCTCATTTGAGATCTAGAGTCTAAGAACTCTTGTAACTCTTTTGGCTGTAGTTGTTAAATTCGCTAAATTACCGTTGTATGTGTCCTTCGCAAGCAATCTGGGACTGTGGCTCATCTGAGAACTCAGAGACATGATAAAGCATGGAATTTCTCACCTGGTTTCGGAGGAGATAATGTGTCCGACGGTCATCTCTGGCTGTCCAGTTATAGACTTCTGACTTGGTCGTGTCGGGCTAACGGCAAGACTTTTTTGTCTGCAGTCTGCACTAGACACTGAAGCAGTTGTGCGTCTCTTGACTAAGTCAGTGATTTTGTGCGTCAGAGCATGCAGGCTTGCTGGTCACAAGTCAGATCTGGCTACCTGTGCAGCTGTGTGTTATTGCCTACGAGGGTCAGGAGTCCATTTCTTAGCTTTGCAGTTACGTACTTCTTGATGGAGTTCAAGAAGCTTGACAGCCAACAAAAACAAGAGAAGCAGAAGACACAAATGAAGTGGAAAGCTCCCCCTGCTGACTATTATAAACTGAATATTGATGCTTCCTTTGATCCCAAAATGAGGAGTGGTGGCTGGGGTTATGTAGCGCGAAATAGTGAAGGAGATTTCTTGGATGGTGGAGCTGGGAGCATAATTCGTGTTTTCGATGTCTTTCAAGCTGAAGCTCTTGCCGCACTGCATGCCGTGCAGAGGGCAGCTCAACTTGGCATGTCGCGTATTATCCTGGAAACGGATGCAGCTAATCTGGGCAAAGCACTAACTACAAAGGAGCTTGATCGTAGTGCAAATGGATCTTTATTTAGGCAGATTAGAGATCTTTTGAtcaatgatttttctttttatatgaTCTCTGTTTGTCCTAGGACCTGTAACAAAGTGGCAGACAGACTTGCTGTATATGGTGCGAATATTGTAATTCCTGGCTCATATGAGTTTTTGAGTCAGGCACCAGACTTTGTATCTGATCTGGTCTCCGGCGATAAGCATGGAGACGGTGTATAATGGGAGTGCATGTTTCCCtgctcaaaaaaaaacagaataagACCAGCCAAATTCCATCCAGTTTCAGAATTAAGTAACACCATAGCAGGCCTTGAGACCTCTATATAAACGTGCCTCCATTTCCTCAAGTTTCATCACAACAAACTCAACCCATTAGCAATTTGGCATACTACAGAGTACCAGACAGCCTAATTCCCAGGTTAGAACCACTTGCTAGCAAAGCTCCAATGGCGTCCCAAATTGAGAGCCACCgctccggcgcggaggttgtCACCGGAGACGCCGTCTGCAGGAAGAAGTCCATCGAGCTTCTGGAAGAGCTCGGCCTCCCCAAGGGCCTCCTGCCCATGGAGGACATCCAGGAGTTTGGGTACAACCGGGCCACGGGGTTCATGTGGCTGGtgcaggggaagaagaaggtggaacacactttcaaGAAGATCAAACAGACCGTCTCCTACGCAGCTGAGGTGACGGCATTTGCTGAGAAGGGGAAGCTGCGGAAGATCACTGGCGTCAAGACCAAGGAGCTGATGCTGTGGCTCAGCGTTGTTGAGGTCTATGTTCCCGAGGCCTCGCCGGAGAAGGTCACCTTCAAGACGGGCACTGGCCTCTCCGATAGCTTTGACGCCGCTGCCTTTGCGCTTGGGGAGTAAACATGGAGTCAGTTGGATCAACCAGAAATGATGCAATATCtatatcttcctttcttttgtgTTGCAAAAGGCGAATGTATAAGTATGTTCCTACAGTTGCCCGTGTGAGTTGTATCTTGAAGTTTTCTTCTTGCAACCTGAATTCAGTTCGTATGAATGCTGTTCTCTCTTATTACAAATTTCTCTCAAATCTGGCCCTTGTGGGAGTCGCATTTTATCACTATAATCCTTATGACGATTATGTGGGAGGatatttgcataattttttatGGTCCATCATCAGTGCATCACAAGTTGGAGCATAGTCATGAAAGGATAACAACATTATTGAACTCCCATATAACCGAGGGTTTCCATTATCTTCATTCTGTTCCAGATTGTAATCTCTAATGGAAAAAATAGCTCCATGAGCAAAAGCCCCTGTCATGAGGAACCCTGCAATGTATTGGTGATGAGTATAGCCGATACTTGTTGCAAATTTCTTGCTACCAAGTACACTCTATCTAGCACGTAACCAATACATATCCTCTGAACAATATAGAGGTTTTGACAGAAAAAAGCATAGTATAGAGCCATAGATAAGTATATTCTCATGATATGTGATGAACTGGTTGCTTGTTGGTTCTAGTCCAGATAGCAGCCCTGGGATGGCGTTTTCAGCCTTACATATTTTTGTGTATGTTTTCAGGTCAACCCTTGATGTCAATTTATCAGAAGAGCATTGCTTCTTGTTTTATATGTACATAGCATGACAGCACACTTCCGTTGAATTCATCTTCATAGTCTGCAGGATATTTAATTTGATTTGTTTTGAATGTACAAGTCAACACTTTTTAGCATTTGTGCGATTGTTGCTGGTCTTTGTTTGTTGGCCTAGTGTCGTACCCCTGTTTTGTTTAAGGGATAGTTTCTCTCTTCGATTTGTTAGCTTGTTCATTCGTGCCAAGTCCATTGGGTTGCCTTTAAGCTGTTAGCACTCCGTTGTCTTGCTTGATCAGTAACCATGTGTACTCCAGTACATCTGCTATTCTGCTTTCAATGAAAACAATTTCTTCCATTTAAAAATATATGGCCAGGAAGAAGCTTAATAAGAAAGGGTGTCGTGCAGCACGGCAGAGGGTGATGCAATGGTGGAGTGATTTGTGGAACTAGCCTATCAATGTGTtctcccgcacgggctaattagaattaatataaaaataaagcttataaaaaataattataaatATCTATCTCACATCCTCttttatctattaaatattctaacacatacataTTTGTCATTAtttagttgcaatagatttaattttgcatcacacctccatatttAATTGAACCTTATTTATGAATTGATATTATTATCTCTtctatcatacatgaatatatggtgagaCATATTGTGGACAGTATtttaatataaataataacataaatagtATATTAATAACAGAAAAAAGTAATtcagaattttatattgatgcactttaatatttgttataattatatattttagattcagatttagggtttactttaacttttaataatgatataattggatgaTTTATATGCAGATTTAGGGGGttttttgtattatttttataataacataggtgggtaatttacatgaagattaggagTTACTTTTGATTTTTTAATAATGGccgaggtgggtaatttagatacatatttaaggggttactttaatctatttttataatgcagaggtagataatttattagaaaagataacaaatTCAATAAATATTATGATTAAATTAGAGTTGTCGGATTGACAACggatgttttttatttttatgagaatttctgaaatttctctatttttttagagcgCCTACTTAAaattctaggtggcttcacaCGAAGACTTCAAAACaaacctccaattagtaattaGTAAGATGGATACAAGAAGTTAGACGGGAAAAGAACAGAAATGCTACGATGTGTTGTGTTGCCATGCTTTCTCGGAAGAAGCACTAGCAAAGCTTGGAGcaagtttcaaatttcaaattcaaacttgAGTGTTGCCTGTTGGggcttctctactttttttttgtcagtGCGTTTGCCTTACGGAGCCCTGTACGCGTCCCTTTCCTCCCCTGTTTGGTTGCAACCGTTCAACTTTTTTACAATGGTAGGGGGGAATGGATGGCTCACGAGGCTCGATCTAATGGTTGAGAATTGATAAGCATGAAGAGGCATAAAAAGACAGGCACTTATAAGCATTAAATGCATATTTAATGGTGGGCCCATAGACACCGTATGCTTATTAAATTAGTGGGCCcaactttaaaaaaaataaatgtgaTAATTCTATTTTCgaagttattttatttaatcaagGGTAAGATAGTAAATCGATATAAGTTGGAATAATATCTGGAGTAGTATAGTTGAAGAAGGTGATTTGGTGGACTATAGTCTGTCGACGAATAGGGTTTCGATTTGTTGTTCGTCCAGCAGCCGACGTGCGTTCCTCCAGCCggcggcttcctcctcctcgcgctctTCGCCGTCACATCGGGGGGTCTGGGTCCTAGACCAGGGGGTTTCAATCGGGGGGAGGCGGACAGCGCGGAGGTGTACTTGATCCTCACGTTCCACGACTACACGCCACCTCCGCCCctcgcgctgccgccggcgccggggaccTCCGCGGCGTGGGCAACCTCAACACCCAGTGCGTCGTCCAGAAATCGGTGAGGCTGGGCGGCGGGGTGTACATCAGTGGCAACGGCAGCATCATAATCCTCGGCGGCGTCGCAGTCACCTAGCTCAGGAGAGGATCAAGGAGAACACCGAGATCTTCGACTGGGATTTGTATAATTTCCATTTCTGGTCTTCTATGAGTGATGTTATGGTCATTGCTACATTTGTCCTGATTGGAAAATTGAAACATGTTGCAGCAGTGAGTGATATTAAGCACTCAGTTTCTCATACAACTCATGTAGGCTGCCGATAGTTTTCTGGTCCTGCTGCAGCAGTAATCATAATGTACAGCTGAAGTGAAATGTTGAAAGCCTTGTTCCTATTGAACAAACAAATCTCTCAACTTAACAAGCAACTTAATAATAAACAAATTTCCTACCAGTCTCATCTAACAAAAAACGAAAATGAAGAAACACAGCCCAAGTCTTCAATTGGTAAACAAAATCTCGGTTCTCAAAAATGAAACCACAACATAAGCATTTAAGAATCCTCTGGGAGACGCCATAAGTCCGGAGACTCCAATTTGTTCGCTAAAGAATCCCTGCTTTAGCATGAGCATTCATCATTAGCTTTACGTCTGCTCCATTGATCTTGACTAACCCAGCTGACACATCAATCACTGGATCGGAAAGGAGGTAGTGCAACTCCGCATCGCCTGTGTATCTGAATGGATGCAGAACCTCCACCATTGTGTGGTACTCAATAGTTGTGTTCTCTGGCTATTTATTTCATCATAGATATGCTTGTGAACTGAATTATCTCATTACTATGATCTTGACGTCAGTTTTAACTGCTATATGTTTGTGGACTGAGGCAGAGCATTGGTGGCTTCAATGATTTTTCCTGCATTTCGGCTAATAAACATGAAATAATTGAAAACAAACAGgataaaagaaaggaaaatggaAAGCCAAAGATATTCAGAAGTCGTGCTTGCAGTCCATGCTAGGAGAAGTGAGAACCACCATTGGCCTAAAATATTCAGAATCTGTTCACATGTTCTGAACTCTGAAATATTTAGAATCGATGTGTATTAGTGGCATAAATAATTCACAGACGTGTTCCATTGTTTGAACCATACATTTCTTGCCTGCTTCATTTGATCTGGATACAACCAGGTACGAAAAAAGATGCAACAGCAGAACCAGTTGCTGTGTCCTGAACTCTCGAGTGCGCTAGctagtgtaacgaacatggcaccatttatgccatttcgagtgattttggtgatcgaatgacaacacaacacttggactaatatgattgttaagatgatcattatcaggcttttaggttcaagtgatgacaaaaagaaagagaagataggcatagcaagacccgaagggccgcccctacgggggttccgacGCTTCTGTTGAATTCATCTTCATAGTCTGCAGGATATTAAATTTGATTTGTTTTGAATGTATAAGTCAACACTTTTAGCATTTGAGCGATTGTTGCTGGTCTTTGTTTGTCGGCCTTTAGTGTCGTACTCCTGTTTTGTTTAAGGGATAGTTTCTCTCTTCGATTTGTTAGCTTGTTCATTCGTGCCAAGTCTCCATTGGGTTGCCTTTAAGCTGTTAGCACTCCGTTGTGTTGTTTGATCAGTAACCATCTGTACTCCAGTACATCTGCTATTCTGCTTTCAATGAAAACAATTTCATCCATTTAATATGGCCACGAAGAAGCTtaagaaattaaaatttggCAAGGTGCCGTGCAGCACGGCAGAGGGCGATGCAATGCTGAAGTGATTTGTGGAACTAGCCTATCATCCGTTATCCCGTGCAGGCtgattagaattaatataaaaataaagcttttaaaaaataattataattatctatctcatgtCCTCTTTCatatattaaatattctaacatatatatatttgtcattatctagttgcaataggtttaattttgtgtCACGCCTCCAaagtgtttgatatatatttaactaaaccatttgtttgtaaattggtattcttatctctttcatcataaatgaatacatggtgacacatatcaTGAGCAGTATTTTAATATAAAtgataacataaataatatattaataacaAAAGAATAGTCATTTAgtattttatattgatgcactctaatattttattataattatataatttagattcatatTTAGGGATTATTTTAACAtttaataattatataattgaataatttatatgcagatttagggggttatttccattatttttataatagcataggtgggtaatttacatgaagattagatgttactttagttttttttataatcgcagaagtgggtaatttaaatacatgtttagggggttactttaatctattttcataatggcagaggttgataatttattagaaaagataacagattcaataactattatgattagattagagttgtcggattgatggtggctagatgtttctgatttttatgagaatttttaGGATTTCTATATTTTGTTAGAGTGACCACCTAGAATTTTGGGTGGCTTCACGTGAAGGCTTCAAAACAAACCTCCAAGTTAGACGGGAAAAGAACAGCAATGCTACGACGTGTTGTGTCGCCATGCTTCCACGGAAGTGGCACCGGCAACCTAGCTTGGAGcaagtttcaaatttcaaatttaaacatgAGTGTTGGCTGTTGGggcttctccttttttttttttggtcagTGCGTTTGCCTTACGGAGCCTTGTACATCCCTTTCCTCCCCTGTTTGGGTTGCAACCGTTTGTAGCCTGATCAATGTCAGCCTAGCTTGTAATGCGAGTCAGGCGATTGATCTTGTAATATTGCTTTAACGAAACCAAATGTTCCCTGAGATTACTGAGCCCCTCATTGATTCATCAAAATAAAAACGTTAATCTTTACATTCTCCATTTTATCCCTACATAATTTAAGTGTGGGTTTCATAAAAATTGTTGAACAACCTGAAATTTGCTAAATTACCGTTGGATGTGTCCTTCGCAGAATCGAAAGCAATCTGGGACTGTGGCTCATCTGAGAACCCAGACACATGATACGGCATGGAATTTCTCACCTGGTTTCGAAGGATTCTATGTGTCCGACGGTCATCTCTGGCTCCCCCGTTGTAGACTTCTGACTTGGTCGTGGTGTGCTAACTGCAAGACTTTTTCGTCTGCAGTCTGCACTGGACACTGAACTAGTTGTGCGTCTCTTAACTTGGTCAGTGATTTTGTGCGTCAGAGCATGCTTGCTGGTCACAAGTCAGCCCTGGCTACCTGTGCAGCTGTGTGCTATTGCCTACGAGGGTCAGGAGTCCATTTCTTAGCTTTGCCTCTGAATAAGACTAGCCAAATTCCATCCAGTTTCAGAATTAAGTAACACCAGAGCAGGCCTTGAGACCTCTATATAAACGCGCCTCCATTTCCTCAAGTTTCATCACAACAAGCTCAACTCATTTGCATACAATACAAGTGCAACACAGTACATTCCCAGGTCAGCAACCTTTTCTAGCAATTAGCAAAACTCCAATGGCTTCCCAAATTGAGAGCCACCGCTCCGGCGCAGAGGTTGTCACCGGAGACGCCATCTGCAGAAAGAAGTCCATCGAGCTGCTGGAAGAGCTCGGGCTCCCAAAGGGCCTCCTGCCAATGGAGGACATCCAGGAGTTTGGGTACAATCGCTCCACAGGGTTCATGTGGCTGGtgcaggggaagaagaaggtggaGCACACCTTCAAGAAGATCAAACAGACTGTGTCCTACGCAGCTGAGGTGACGGCATTTGCTGAGAAGGGGAGGCTGCGGAAGATCACTGGCGTCAAGACCAAGGAGCTGATGCTCTGGCTCAGCGTTGTTGAGGTCTATGTTCCTGCGGCCTCGCCGGAGAAGGTCACCTTCAAGACCGGCACTGGCCTCTCTGATAGCTTTGACGCCACTGCCTTTGCACTCGGGCAGTGAACACAGATTCAGTTAATTAACTAGAAACGATGCCGGTTGCATAATCCTTCTATCTATGTTGATGGTGCTACTTATGTTTGATGCAATATCTGTCTGTCTTTCTTTTGTGTTGGAACTATACATGTACAAGTATGTTTACTACTACCAATATGGAGT
This window contains:
- the LOC120665309 gene encoding uncharacterized protein LOC120665309, giving the protein MASQIESHRSGAEVVTGDAICRKKSIELLEELGLPKGLLPMEDIQEFGYNRSTGFMWLVQGKKKVEHTFKKIKQTVSYAAEVTAFAEKGRLRKITGVKTKELMLWLSVVEVYVPAASPEKVTFKTGTGLSDSFDATAFALGQ
- the LOC120695887 gene encoding uncharacterized protein LOC120695887 gives rise to the protein MASQIESHRSGAEVVTGDAVCRKKSIELLEELGLPKGLLPMEDIQEFGYNRATGFMWLVQGKKKVEHTFKKIKQTVSYAAEVTAFAEKGKLRKITGVKTKELMLWLSVVEVYVPEASPEKVTFKTGTGLSDSFDAAAFALGE